TTGTAGTCTTGTTTCAGCATTGACACGGCTGCCTACAAATTCCACAGAAATCTATATGGTACCATTGGGTAATCAAAGTTTTTTGCCAGATAATATCAAAACACAAGGAACACTGTTTATACAGTTATCCGTTTCTGCTCAGTTTAATTATTACAGTGCAATTTACatggttttggtttgctttactttttgagagagaaaagtgaaaagaacTTACAGCACTGTTATTGCCAATGCACGTAGCTTTCCATCCTCCATAATTCCCACTGGGATCACTTTGGTAGAGCTGAAATCCATAATGCTTATCCCAACCGATATACAGTAATGAAACACCAAAAGGACGTTTTCCTGTTGGAAAGGAGGCCATTAGTGACCTAAAATTAGGAACAAGATCGGTCACAAGTGACAATTAGTTCCTTTGATTTCCTTTGTCAAATCCATTCCTGTGAACCAGGATTTAACGGGCTGTTCTGCACTTCTGTTACTTGAGATAAGCAGTGCGGCATTTCTTTCTAAGtgaaggggggtgggggcaggGGGAACAAGCagagatttatttcatttaaccCCAGCAGCAGCTTATCTCTGTCTCCAAAAATTGGAATTCATCATTTCAGGACTTCAAATCAAACCTCAGCATTTAAACTATATAGTGGCTATTCAAGCATTTAACTTAGAGGAATCAATCAAACACAAGTAtattaaaatgtcattctttCACACAGTGCTCATATACAAGATACCAGAACCACCCATTCATTTACTGAGGCACACTCCTTACAACATCATTTCCTAATGTTATTTAACCcacaaatactgttttttttcaagtgttacATTATTGATACCCTGTCTCCTTCTGAAGGCATTCACCAAACCCTAGAGCACTCAAAGCATTATAAGCAATGGGCCTGAGCCTCACCTATCAATTCCTCAGCGACTAAGAAGTATTTCAGTAGCAAACCAAAAGTTTCTAACTATGACTGACTtaagccatttttttcccctcagcgTAACTTGTTAGAGAAGAATACTATTAAACCCTTCAGAGACTTGAACGCTTCAAATTACCTAGTAGAATCTTTCTCTAGACACTTAAAAACACTATGGCCCATGCACTTCCTTACCTCCAAACTGCGTGTAAGCCTGCTTGATATCACACAGCGCAGTCACCAACTGCTCACAAGGAATGGGCTCTTGATACTGTAACAAATACCTACAGCATAAAGGATAAGGGTTCTCAAAATCTTACGTTGACAGTATCCCGCTACCGCATTTAACAACAAAGCAAGTTCCTAAGATACAATAAAACAGAGgcttcaaaaaaaaatctacttgtTCTGAGTGTGTACTGATTTAATACATAGACTGAATCCAACTCAGAATTAAGCAAACCCCCATAACTACCAGCCAACCTACCTCTGTGCAATCAGTCTCAGCTCATTTGTTAGAACGTTGGCATCTGAAGTTATTCCTGCAACGCTGCAAGCCATATCCCTGCAAAAGGAACATACGGATTCCTACCAGTCTCCAAGAAACAGTCACATCTTCATACAGCACTTCAAACAGAATGCCTACTGCTGGGCTTCTATCATCaaaactgcacagctgctgggtAGAACAGACTGATCCTGCTTCTAGAGTACAATCTAAGTCTGACACAACCATATTGCAAGAGCAGAGGCAGATAGTGGGAAATAAGCAGGTCAGCACATCGTTGGCATGCAGCTGAGGACCATACCAAAATGATTAACAGTGCTGACACTCACAAGAGGCACTGGCTACACAGCAGGACCCACATAGAGGCCAGGCGCTGACCATATCAGAACCCATATGGACCCTCAGTGCAATCTGCTGACTGCATTCATATGAACATAATTTAGTGATACCAGCCATTAGAAAAGTAACTGCTTTAGCTGAAAATTCATCTTTGTTGTAATTGTTTTATTAGCTCTTAATTTAGCAGATCTTTGCCAAACCTCATATTGCCACAGAGCTTTCAGTACACAGACCATAACTGGCAGTTGTTATCTTAGCAGTTCCTCAGAACAGCTGGCCTGGGCAGCTACTCCAGTGCACTTCTTACATCACCTCCTTGAAaatccagctccagctgccttcAGGATAACACAGCATGGGAGACTGACAGATGAAAACCTACTGCTCGTGTTTCACAATGCACCTTACAGCAAGGCTGAAGCTCCACCTCCCCTACAGGCAAGACAGAGTAACACTGAACTTCTGGAGAAGCTAAGAAGCTCAGAGCAGTGAGATAAGCATCTCTGCTACAGCTGCAGCAAAATAAGCCAAAGCAGGTTTTATCCAATTTGTTTCAGTCTCTGaatcacaacagaaaaaaagagacttaAAAGGGAATGCTGAGCTGATACAGTGCTTGGATTTGTGCATTCTctatttccttcctcttgttATTCTGTAAACCAAGAACTGCCAATTTAATATTGATGTAATATCATTACCCGGTATGGGTAAGTACCAACAGGTTATTGCATATAAGAAGTTCTCTTcggaaataaaaacatgatgCTTCTTCAGAAAAATCACTGAAGCAAATAACAATACAACAGCCCTGGATGCCTGGAACACGGCATAAAACTCATACAAACcctccaaacaaaacaaatccaggTTCAGTGCTAAAATGCTTGAGTAACAACAGTACTTAGGCACAGGTAGCACCAGCAGCCAGACAGACATCACTGCAACTTACTCGTTCAGTTTGTAGattttttctgagaagaaaacttcATCGAGCAGCTTATGAATGTTGCGcctctctgcagccagcaggacgCCGTCGTTGGCCAGGATGCCCAAGCAAGTACCTGCGTGCCCTATTGCCTCCATGGCATATTCCACCTGGTACAAGCGGCCTAGGAAACGAGTTACATCACAACACTGATAAGGCAGCACTGAATGAGACCATATATAAGGAAAGGTGAATTTGCAGGAGTTACACAGATGCCCATTTTACAGTTTAGGACTCGTTCCTTGGGCTGGGGCCAGCAAATGAGTTTTTAGAAACAagtgcagaaacagaaaagtgcCCTATCTTGATAAGGTAATCATGGGTGTAATTAGTGCAGAGAAGAATTACAGTTTAAAGAGTAGATGTACTTTGGAAGAAAGTCAAAAtgggctttaaaaaaaacaatggaaTCATTGATACTGGACAGGTTGTCTCTTAAGACAAAAAACATGACTTGTAACAAATCACAGCAGCACTAACAGTAACAGAACAGTAACAAAATCCATCCATGCTCCAAGGAAAGGTGAAGGGCAGTGACTTATTAAGGAACTCTTTGAGCAGTGGAATGTGGTGCAAATCCACAGGTGTGAATGGGGTGTGATCACACCGATGCCTGGATTAGATGAGGACTGGGAAGCCTTCGCTGTGTGGCTGTGGTGTGCACACAGGGCTATTCTGACAGGTGAATACGGTCTGTGCAACTCACACGGGGATGGACACACACTGCCAGCAACCAACCGGCCCTGGGATTTACGTGTTACGTCTGAGAGGAGGAACGGCAGGCAGACGGTTTAATTAGAAGCGTAGGGTTACAAAGTACCTTCCGGAGAAAATATGGTGGTTCTGGAGTCATATCTTCGAGACTGCAAGAAGCAACAGCTCGTTAAGGCCCGTCACCGTCCTCCCCAACACCGCACCCAACAGGAGCAGCTCCGAGGCGGCCCCACAACAGCCCCGTGCTGAGGTGCAATGTCGGTACCGCCCCCCCACCCGCGGCCCTcgcacacactcacacacacacactcaccaTGGTGCCGGAGCGGCGCGGAGCGGGCCTGCAAAACAGCACAGCGCGTTAAGGTGAGCCGGGTGATCCCACACGGCCCCGAGCACAGAGCGACCCGCCCCATCCCCGCCTGC
The window above is part of the Coturnix japonica isolate 7356 chromosome 10, Coturnix japonica 2.1, whole genome shotgun sequence genome. Proteins encoded here:
- the PSMA4 gene encoding proteasome subunit alpha type-4 isoform X1, producing the protein MSRRYDSRTTIFSPEGRLYQVEYAMEAIGHAGTCLGILANDGVLLAAERRNIHKLLDEVFFSEKIYKLNEDMACSVAGITSDANVLTNELRLIAQRYLLQYQEPIPCEQLVTALCDIKQAYTQFGGKRPFGVSLLYIGWDKHYGFQLYQSDPSGNYGGWKATCIGNNSAAAVSMLKQDYKEGEMTLKTALALAIKVLNKTMDVSKLSAEKVEIATLTRENGKTVIRVLKQKEVEQLIKQHEEEEAKAEREKKEKEQKEKDK
- the PSMA4 gene encoding proteasome subunit alpha type-4 isoform X2, translated to MEAIGHAGTCLGILANDGVLLAAERRNIHKLLDEVFFSEKIYKLNEDMACSVAGITSDANVLTNELRLIAQRYLLQYQEPIPCEQLVTALCDIKQAYTQFGGKRPFGVSLLYIGWDKHYGFQLYQSDPSGNYGGWKATCIGNNSAAAVSMLKQDYKEGEMTLKTALALAIKVLNKTMDVSKLSAEKVEIATLTRENGKTVIRVLKQKEVEQLIKQHEEEEAKAEREKKEKEQKEKDK